The following are encoded together in the Lacipirellulaceae bacterium genome:
- a CDS encoding sigma-70 family RNA polymerase sigma factor translates to MADSQHSQQDQFAQQLIANQGRLYAYIATLLPNRTDAEDVLQRTSLILWQKWEHYDTGRAFLPWARGIALNEIRNFLRRSERKNIHLSEPMISILAEEIEDEQPQDRIDALVACLEGLEPKQRHLLEQCYLGTNGVKAVAASMNSSADAIYMRLHRIRKFLVACINKRLALDNA, encoded by the coding sequence ATGGCAGATTCGCAGCATTCACAACAAGATCAGTTCGCTCAGCAGTTAATCGCTAACCAGGGACGGCTTTATGCCTATATAGCGACTTTATTGCCGAACCGTACTGATGCGGAAGATGTACTTCAAAGAACGTCACTGATCCTGTGGCAGAAGTGGGAGCACTACGACACTGGTCGGGCGTTCTTGCCTTGGGCACGCGGAATCGCCCTTAATGAAATACGCAACTTCCTGCGACGCAGCGAACGGAAAAATATCCACTTGTCTGAGCCGATGATCAGCATCCTTGCCGAAGAGATCGAAGACGAGCAGCCACAAGATCGCATTGACGCGCTAGTTGCCTGCTTGGAAGGTCTCGAGCCCAAGCAGCGTCACCTGCTCGAACAGTGTTATCTCGGCACGAACGGGGTCAAGGCGGTTGCAGCGTCGATGAACAGCTCCGCGGATGCCATTTATATGAGACTACATCGGATACGAAAGTTTCTTGTCGCTTGTATTAACAAGCGACTAGCCCTAGATAATGCGTGA
- a CDS encoding CehA/McbA family metallohydrolase, producing the protein MTFIDRCFVLCGFTLASWSGSTAAHPGHYDGLYLAQAAKQEIQAVVPAIENMGQRQTVTNMDRQIAFFESELLTHLALHSPTPSQEDALQLAFADHRLVTNMPGKPTLEKLERIRADLYQQLRNDFATCPIRWTATQAVIGDLQPLEVAVGLSRHVLLEVSNEGEKYVDLSAWQEGNDQAPRTKYTLHAGRTVFLPVEVSTQSLEEDSVTIELTTHSEQPETRIIKIPIKAVRPAVLKGRIYDSNENELSPARVYVLGSDHGYRRGKKYANNETLSTKQLLQFWNLGKYYQLPFFYSDGTFEVEVPPGKTTIYVERGFEHKIVKRELTLVSGETRELELASQRLIDMREQGWVSGDTHVHWVTNQWNVDMPLELLSVIQRAEDLRVANNLTLLQRGPSRAFINPAQAPMGTVEEYSDEFYHVEMGEEYRNEDLYGHLCFLNLDWLVQPIGTGSVIAGPDALDYPINKTAILACREQGGISCEAHGLGGNKDVPVNVVHGLTDSLDQIRPRDYYDFLDCGFHLPLTNGSDHPARVLGSARAYVKVDGDFTYEKWIEGIRQCRTFTTSGPLVFLEVNKSGIGETLEVSADETLRIRAEVISRRPIGSFQILSNGEVLKEINTAQSRAVLELTIPANESRWVVARCSPTDNYNAIEQVDAAHTSAIYVNVDGEPRFVPKKAKRWISEMGKHIRDIEAKGHFANDSQRQEAIDYVEAGIEQFESMVAEHKPIRLQTVSTEVKESAAEVETKWPTIKRVDAQPLLVQVKRLSEALDFIGNPLPEATKQKLDELRDEPSEAKVAQIVQELLDPLCIAAVEIDEGKLTASRQENRHEIVERGWRSFLVKVCNRSDLTSRLRLDSPNARTVPHAKQEDVESRWMGLAMFDGRPLQPNLSGLELEYRIVQIYSRDQGDKDAVLEFSIDAEPGKRGRQIREWRFDRDADGWNAMNQAEVVVRDGSLHVKSTGLDPFIGAEVGGATGELLLRFWAESEKDGVGQIHWWTEEQPAADGLRVVTFPLLPGASKLYELVIPVQGVLSGIRIDTNMKPGLMRFDWIDLCYAHRQGETWDSVPLKFESLAAVPVKLHIEDKPGEPAVASLDIRDRLRRVYPEQTKRLAPDFFFHPQIYRKDGETISLPPGEYKITCQRGPHSIPETKTLVVGDQPTTFHYKVRRWIDPTKSGWWSGDHHIHSAGCLHYENPTKGVHPEDMVRHTMGEDLNVGCCLTWGPCFDYQKQFFTGETDQASQYPYLIRYDIEVSGFGSHASGHLDLLRLREQIPPGGDSKHHWPTLGLNTLRWAKKQGAICGPAHSANGLSNYIGRLGHYKDGPKGLPHFNIPAFDGIGANEYIVDVTHQVEGPDGVPVPAIDFISAMDTPRKDEWNMWYHTLNCGFRTRVSGETDFPCMSGERVGIGRVYVHVGGKLNFEDWVQGIQDGRSYVSDGYGHLLDFEARRSGEERYRKIGHDGSEISAQGKTQIQCRAKCAIRLADTNSKASVELIANGYPVATMEIPADGSLQEVELSAEVDRSSWLAMRIFPHAHTNPFFVIVDDKPIRASKASAEWCLRGVDQCWKEKKPTYDEDEQHDARQAYEHARQVYKTILAECEE; encoded by the coding sequence TTGACATTCATCGACCGTTGCTTCGTGCTGTGTGGCTTTACCCTGGCAAGTTGGAGCGGTTCGACTGCAGCACATCCTGGACATTACGATGGTTTGTATCTTGCACAGGCCGCCAAGCAGGAGATTCAGGCTGTCGTTCCAGCAATCGAGAACATGGGACAGCGCCAGACAGTTACGAACATGGATCGGCAGATTGCCTTCTTCGAGTCTGAACTGCTAACGCATTTGGCACTTCATTCGCCAACCCCCTCACAAGAAGACGCTCTTCAACTGGCTTTTGCAGACCATCGCCTGGTGACCAATATGCCGGGTAAGCCAACTCTAGAGAAGCTCGAGCGAATTCGAGCAGATCTCTATCAACAACTACGTAATGATTTCGCCACGTGTCCCATACGCTGGACCGCAACCCAAGCGGTGATTGGCGATCTCCAACCCCTCGAAGTCGCTGTTGGATTGAGCCGCCATGTACTTCTGGAAGTATCCAATGAGGGCGAAAAGTATGTCGACCTCAGTGCTTGGCAAGAAGGGAATGACCAAGCCCCGCGAACGAAATACACACTACACGCCGGGAGAACGGTTTTCCTGCCGGTAGAGGTTTCTACGCAGTCACTGGAAGAGGATTCCGTCACGATCGAGTTGACAACTCACAGTGAGCAGCCAGAGACGCGAATCATCAAAATACCGATCAAAGCCGTTCGTCCGGCTGTTCTAAAGGGAAGGATCTACGATTCCAACGAGAACGAACTTTCGCCAGCCCGCGTCTACGTGTTAGGTAGCGACCATGGTTACCGCCGCGGCAAGAAATATGCAAATAACGAAACACTTTCGACCAAGCAACTGCTGCAGTTCTGGAATTTGGGAAAGTACTACCAACTCCCCTTCTTCTACAGTGATGGCACGTTTGAAGTCGAGGTGCCCCCTGGCAAGACAACGATCTACGTAGAGCGAGGCTTCGAACACAAGATTGTGAAGCGCGAACTCACTTTAGTTTCGGGTGAGACGCGGGAGCTTGAGTTGGCTTCCCAGCGGTTGATCGACATGCGCGAGCAAGGTTGGGTTTCGGGCGATACCCATGTCCATTGGGTTACCAATCAATGGAACGTCGATATGCCGCTGGAACTTCTCTCAGTGATCCAGCGGGCTGAGGATTTGCGAGTCGCAAACAATCTGACGCTTCTTCAACGTGGTCCTTCGCGAGCCTTTATTAATCCGGCTCAGGCTCCGATGGGAACGGTCGAAGAGTATTCAGACGAATTCTATCACGTAGAAATGGGGGAAGAGTACCGCAACGAGGACTTGTACGGCCACCTGTGCTTTCTGAATCTAGATTGGCTCGTTCAACCGATTGGCACGGGCTCGGTCATCGCGGGACCAGATGCGTTGGATTACCCGATCAATAAAACAGCCATCCTCGCCTGTCGCGAACAAGGGGGCATCAGCTGCGAAGCTCATGGCCTGGGAGGTAACAAGGACGTTCCCGTGAATGTGGTACATGGTTTGACGGATTCATTGGACCAGATCAGGCCGCGTGATTATTACGACTTCCTCGATTGTGGTTTTCACTTGCCCCTGACCAATGGGAGCGACCATCCAGCGCGCGTCTTGGGGAGCGCTAGAGCCTATGTCAAAGTTGATGGCGACTTTACGTACGAGAAGTGGATCGAAGGCATCCGGCAGTGTCGAACTTTCACGACCTCTGGCCCTTTGGTGTTTCTTGAGGTCAATAAATCAGGAATCGGTGAAACGCTCGAAGTCTCCGCTGATGAAACTTTGAGGATCCGAGCAGAGGTCATCTCCCGACGTCCCATTGGCAGTTTTCAGATTCTTTCCAATGGCGAAGTTCTCAAAGAGATCAACACGGCCCAAAGTAGAGCCGTCTTGGAACTCACGATTCCGGCAAATGAAAGCCGCTGGGTCGTGGCACGTTGTTCTCCCACAGACAACTACAACGCGATTGAGCAAGTCGACGCTGCTCATACTAGCGCGATCTATGTGAATGTCGACGGTGAACCACGCTTCGTCCCCAAGAAAGCGAAACGTTGGATCAGCGAGATGGGCAAGCACATTCGCGATATCGAGGCGAAAGGCCATTTCGCTAACGACTCACAGCGACAAGAGGCGATTGACTATGTCGAGGCGGGTATCGAACAGTTCGAGTCGATGGTCGCGGAGCACAAGCCGATACGACTTCAGACGGTCAGTACGGAGGTCAAAGAGTCCGCTGCAGAAGTTGAAACCAAGTGGCCTACGATCAAACGTGTTGATGCCCAGCCGCTGCTCGTTCAGGTCAAGAGGCTGAGCGAAGCGCTCGACTTCATTGGCAACCCGCTGCCAGAGGCAACGAAACAGAAACTAGACGAACTACGTGACGAACCAAGCGAGGCGAAGGTCGCTCAAATCGTTCAAGAACTGCTCGATCCGCTCTGCATTGCGGCAGTGGAAATCGACGAGGGCAAGCTTACTGCTTCGCGTCAAGAGAATCGGCACGAAATCGTTGAACGCGGCTGGCGAAGTTTCTTGGTGAAAGTCTGCAACCGCAGCGATCTGACATCGCGCTTACGGCTAGACAGCCCCAACGCACGTACCGTGCCTCACGCCAAGCAGGAGGATGTCGAATCCCGCTGGATGGGCTTGGCGATGTTCGATGGTCGACCACTGCAGCCCAACCTGAGCGGCCTCGAGCTAGAGTACCGAATCGTCCAGATCTACAGCCGAGACCAAGGCGATAAAGATGCGGTGTTAGAGTTTTCAATTGATGCTGAGCCCGGCAAGCGAGGTCGACAGATTCGCGAGTGGCGATTCGACCGCGACGCCGATGGCTGGAATGCCATGAATCAAGCGGAGGTCGTAGTTCGCGACGGTTCTCTGCATGTGAAGAGCACTGGACTCGACCCTTTCATCGGCGCGGAAGTCGGTGGAGCCACGGGCGAATTGTTGCTGCGGTTCTGGGCGGAGTCCGAGAAGGATGGCGTGGGACAGATTCATTGGTGGACCGAGGAACAACCTGCCGCGGATGGCCTACGGGTAGTGACCTTTCCACTGCTACCGGGCGCGAGCAAACTTTACGAATTAGTGATTCCCGTGCAAGGAGTTCTGTCAGGTATTCGTATCGATACAAATATGAAGCCCGGCCTCATGCGTTTTGATTGGATTGATCTCTGCTACGCGCATCGTCAAGGAGAAACTTGGGATAGTGTTCCACTGAAGTTCGAGTCTTTGGCAGCAGTGCCGGTTAAGCTTCATATTGAGGACAAACCGGGCGAACCGGCGGTGGCTTCGCTCGACATTCGCGATCGTTTAAGGCGAGTCTATCCTGAACAAACCAAGCGACTGGCCCCAGACTTCTTCTTCCATCCGCAGATTTATCGCAAGGATGGTGAGACGATTTCTCTGCCTCCTGGGGAGTATAAGATCACTTGTCAGCGCGGACCGCATTCGATTCCCGAAACGAAAACCTTGGTCGTAGGCGACCAGCCGACCACATTCCATTACAAAGTACGCCGGTGGATCGACCCAACAAAGAGTGGCTGGTGGTCGGGGGACCATCACATTCATTCCGCTGGTTGTCTTCACTATGAGAATCCAACCAAGGGCGTCCACCCAGAAGACATGGTTCGCCACACGATGGGTGAAGATCTCAACGTCGGCTGCTGTCTCACCTGGGGACCCTGCTTCGATTATCAAAAGCAGTTTTTCACGGGCGAAACCGACCAAGCCTCGCAGTACCCCTATTTGATTCGCTATGACATCGAGGTTTCGGGTTTCGGCTCACACGCCTCGGGCCATCTCGATCTTTTAAGGCTCAGAGAACAGATTCCTCCTGGTGGAGATTCCAAGCATCACTGGCCGACGCTGGGCTTAAACACTTTACGATGGGCAAAGAAGCAAGGTGCCATCTGCGGACCGGCACATTCCGCTAATGGCTTGTCCAACTACATCGGCAGACTCGGCCACTACAAAGACGGCCCGAAGGGGCTTCCGCACTTCAATATCCCTGCCTTCGATGGCATCGGCGCCAACGAATACATCGTTGATGTCACCCACCAAGTCGAAGGACCTGACGGAGTTCCGGTACCGGCGATTGATTTTATCTCCGCCATGGACACGCCACGCAAGGATGAGTGGAACATGTGGTATCACACGCTGAATTGCGGCTTTCGAACCCGAGTCAGCGGCGAGACTGACTTTCCTTGCATGAGCGGCGAGCGCGTTGGCATCGGTCGCGTTTATGTGCACGTCGGTGGCAAGCTGAACTTTGAAGATTGGGTACAAGGAATTCAAGATGGGCGGAGTTACGTGAGCGATGGCTACGGTCACCTCCTCGACTTCGAAGCTCGCCGTTCGGGTGAGGAACGCTATCGCAAAATCGGCCATGATGGCAGTGAAATCAGTGCCCAAGGCAAGACCCAGATCCAATGCCGCGCGAAGTGCGCGATTCGCCTAGCCGACACGAACTCCAAGGCAAGCGTCGAGCTGATTGCCAACGGCTACCCAGTAGCGACGATGGAGATTCCAGCCGATGGCTCTTTGCAAGAAGTCGAACTCAGCGCCGAGGTTGATCGCAGCAGCTGGTTAGCGATGCGAATCTTCCCGCACGCTCACACCAATCCTTTCTTCGTGATCGTCGACGACAAGCCTATTCGCGCTTCCAAGGCCAGTGCGGAGTGGTGCCTCAGAGGTGTCGACCAATGCTGGAAAGAAAAGAAGCCAACCTACGATGAGGACGAACAGCATGATGCCCGTCAAGCCTACGAGCATGCCCGACAGGTTTACAAGACTATCCTGGCAGAGTGTGAGGAGTAG
- a CDS encoding PSD1 and planctomycete cytochrome C domain-containing protein, with protein MSLRITFSLIACFGILAGEESRAEGSKATAKKIDYQRDVRPILSANCFPCHGPDANTREADLRLDLADAAYEDRGGYAALVPGDAHRSELLDRVLADEPGELMPPADSGKQLTAEQIDMLRAWIEEGAEYQQHWAFAAPKESVLTSVQNSEWPHNAIDTFVLSRLEEQGMTPAPEADRYQLVRRVYLDLIGLPPTIQEADEFVSDARPDAYERLVDRLLASPHYGERWARRWLDLARYSDTKGYEKDQPRTMWLYRDWVIKALNDDMPFDQFTIEQIAGDMLPEATLEQRIATGFHRNTMTNEEGGIDPQEFRYHAIVDRVATTGTTWLGLTLGCAQCHTHKFDPITHTEYFQVFAFLNNADELKISVPQPKVAEERREIEAELEATLVDLERRFPFESRLGDKDREEKEQAIASSFQQWSMEHSSRLAFWTPLRPQQVQSNLPITTVLEDHSILASGDVTKNDTFELTFKVGPKPITAIRLEALPHSSLPGGGPGRQIIVSGDQKEGNFYLSEVDAWVTTTSHTSAEPTPIEFEKATASFVPPGLDADRAIDGKPDTGWTIAKQEGNRHAIVLHLAKPLQLSKHERLKVRLQHEFFYPAGLGRFRISTTSAPNEVKPSDLPEEVVLALIIPEEKRTSHQQRRLYREYLLQTPEFQSEQAQVEKLEARLPSYPTALVMSERSEQHRRQTARHHRGEYLQPKEQVQPGGLAALHAFPKAAKLDRLAFAKWLISPENPLVARVVVNRQWEAIFGRGLVRTSEDFGTQSEFPTHPKLLDWLAVEFMERGWSLKHIHKLIVMSATYRQSSLTDDNKRSHDPENKLLSRGPRLRVESELVRDIVLKSSGLLSSKIGGPSVFPPQPPGITEAAYGALQWKVSLGEDPYRRGLYTFNKRTAPYAAFGIFDAPSGEVCVPRRDRSNTPLQSLALLNDEVVLEAARSMASSEIVRMDDDDSAIAKALFRRCVTRPPRQEETSSILAYYQRQLERFRSGRVNPYLVLNSGPSQTWQFDQSNENWSARNDCKFEVTEGKLVVTSSGGDPFMRVSHTAPAGPYVLKLNARFETAGTGEVFWTTTEHPEEAPERSARFTIIPNEWHDYEVQFKAKEQLTSLRLDLGNSAGIAEIEHIALQFGDGLFEIPGGTEVDRLAAWMLTARALLNLDETITKS; from the coding sequence GTGAGCTTGCGAATCACATTTTCTCTCATAGCCTGCTTCGGCATATTGGCGGGAGAAGAATCGCGGGCGGAAGGGAGCAAGGCAACCGCCAAAAAGATTGATTATCAGCGCGATGTTCGACCAATTCTGTCGGCCAACTGCTTTCCTTGCCATGGTCCTGATGCGAATACGCGAGAAGCTGATTTGCGACTCGATTTAGCGGATGCCGCTTACGAAGATCGAGGAGGCTATGCCGCACTCGTGCCCGGAGATGCGCATCGCAGCGAACTGCTTGACCGTGTTCTGGCAGACGAGCCTGGTGAGTTGATGCCACCCGCTGATTCGGGCAAGCAACTGACGGCGGAACAGATCGACATGCTGCGTGCTTGGATCGAAGAAGGAGCTGAATATCAGCAGCACTGGGCGTTTGCTGCGCCAAAAGAGTCTGTCCTAACAAGTGTGCAGAATTCTGAATGGCCTCACAATGCGATCGATACTTTTGTGCTGAGTAGGCTGGAGGAACAGGGGATGACCCCTGCGCCTGAGGCTGATCGCTATCAACTTGTGCGACGGGTCTACCTCGATTTAATTGGGTTGCCACCAACAATCCAGGAGGCGGACGAGTTCGTCTCAGACGCTCGCCCCGATGCCTATGAGCGGCTTGTTGATCGTCTGCTTGCTTCTCCCCACTACGGCGAACGATGGGCAAGACGCTGGCTCGATTTGGCTCGCTACTCAGACACCAAAGGTTACGAGAAGGACCAGCCCCGCACGATGTGGCTCTATCGCGACTGGGTGATCAAGGCACTGAACGACGACATGCCCTTTGATCAGTTTACCATTGAACAAATCGCCGGGGACATGCTTCCCGAAGCGACGCTAGAACAGCGGATCGCTACTGGTTTTCATCGCAATACCATGACCAACGAGGAAGGTGGCATCGATCCTCAGGAATTTCGCTATCATGCGATCGTTGACCGGGTGGCGACCACGGGAACAACTTGGCTTGGCTTGACGCTCGGGTGTGCTCAGTGTCACACCCACAAGTTCGACCCTATTACGCATACCGAGTATTTTCAGGTTTTCGCTTTCTTGAACAACGCCGATGAATTGAAAATTTCGGTTCCTCAGCCAAAGGTCGCAGAAGAACGCCGTGAAATTGAAGCAGAGTTGGAGGCAACCCTAGTGGACCTTGAGCGGCGCTTTCCCTTTGAGAGCAGGCTAGGCGATAAGGATCGTGAGGAAAAAGAGCAAGCTATCGCCAGTTCGTTCCAGCAGTGGAGCATGGAGCATAGTAGTCGCTTGGCATTTTGGACTCCGTTGCGACCCCAGCAGGTTCAGTCAAACCTCCCGATTACAACCGTGCTTGAGGATCACTCGATTCTGGCCAGTGGTGATGTCACGAAAAACGATACTTTTGAGCTTACCTTCAAGGTAGGTCCGAAACCGATCACGGCAATCCGGCTTGAGGCGTTGCCCCACAGCAGCCTTCCCGGCGGCGGACCCGGGAGACAGATCATTGTTTCTGGCGACCAGAAAGAGGGAAACTTTTATCTAAGTGAAGTCGACGCGTGGGTAACGACTACAAGTCATACGTCTGCAGAACCGACTCCCATTGAGTTCGAAAAAGCGACCGCCAGTTTTGTCCCACCCGGTTTGGATGCCGACCGGGCGATCGATGGCAAGCCGGACACTGGCTGGACGATTGCTAAGCAAGAGGGCAACCGCCACGCGATCGTGCTCCACCTTGCGAAACCTCTGCAGTTATCGAAGCATGAAAGGCTAAAGGTCCGACTGCAGCACGAATTCTTCTATCCTGCTGGGCTGGGAAGGTTTCGGATCTCAACGACCTCCGCACCTAACGAAGTGAAGCCATCTGATTTACCTGAAGAGGTGGTACTCGCACTCATAATTCCTGAAGAAAAGCGGACGTCGCACCAGCAGAGAAGGCTATATCGAGAGTATCTTCTGCAAACTCCCGAATTCCAGTCGGAGCAAGCGCAAGTAGAGAAACTCGAAGCGCGCTTGCCGAGCTACCCGACGGCACTTGTCATGAGTGAGCGGAGCGAGCAACATCGCCGCCAGACGGCACGCCATCATCGAGGAGAATACTTACAACCCAAGGAGCAAGTCCAGCCAGGAGGTCTTGCGGCTCTACATGCTTTTCCCAAGGCTGCGAAGCTCGACCGTTTGGCGTTTGCGAAGTGGCTTATCTCCCCAGAAAACCCACTGGTTGCACGTGTCGTGGTCAATCGCCAATGGGAAGCCATTTTTGGTCGGGGTCTGGTTCGTACCTCCGAAGATTTTGGGACTCAAAGTGAGTTTCCGACACACCCCAAACTGCTCGACTGGTTGGCGGTTGAGTTCATGGAGCGTGGTTGGTCCCTGAAGCACATCCACAAGCTCATCGTGATGAGCGCAACCTATCGCCAATCCTCATTGACCGATGACAACAAGCGATCACACGATCCAGAAAATAAACTTCTTTCCCGTGGACCGCGACTACGTGTGGAGTCTGAGTTGGTTCGCGACATTGTTCTCAAGTCAAGCGGTCTGTTGAGCTCAAAAATCGGCGGACCGAGTGTGTTCCCGCCCCAGCCGCCCGGCATTACGGAGGCTGCGTATGGCGCATTGCAATGGAAGGTCAGCCTGGGTGAGGACCCCTACCGTCGTGGGCTTTACACCTTCAACAAACGGACCGCCCCGTACGCTGCATTCGGAATTTTCGATGCGCCCAGCGGTGAAGTTTGCGTGCCTCGCCGGGACCGTTCCAATACGCCGTTGCAATCGTTGGCTCTCTTGAATGATGAGGTCGTCCTCGAAGCTGCTCGAAGTATGGCAAGTAGCGAAATAGTACGTATGGATGACGATGACTCGGCGATTGCCAAGGCACTGTTTCGCAGGTGTGTCACCAGACCGCCGAGGCAGGAAGAAACCTCCAGCATCCTCGCTTATTACCAGCGGCAACTGGAGCGGTTCCGCAGCGGTCGAGTGAATCCGTATCTGGTATTGAACTCAGGCCCCAGCCAGACTTGGCAGTTTGACCAGAGCAACGAGAACTGGTCTGCCAGAAACGATTGCAAATTCGAAGTGACTGAGGGCAAGTTGGTAGTAACCTCCAGTGGCGGCGATCCGTTTATGAGAGTAAGTCACACCGCCCCGGCGGGTCCCTACGTGCTCAAACTCAATGCTCGGTTTGAGACCGCTGGCACCGGAGAAGTTTTCTGGACGACGACCGAGCATCCCGAGGAAGCACCGGAGAGAAGCGCTCGTTTCACGATCATCCCAAACGAATGGCATGATTACGAAGTCCAGTTCAAAGCCAAAGAGCAACTCACGTCGTTGCGGCTCGATCTGGGTAACTCAGCGGGAATCGCTGAGATCGAGCACATCGCCTTGCAGTTCGGGGATGGATTGTTTGAGATACCCGGCGGTACGGAAGTCGATCGACTCGCAGCCTGGATGCTGACAGCACGTGCGCTTTTGAACCTGGACGAGACAATCACGAAGTCGTAA
- a CDS encoding DUF1501 domain-containing protein translates to MNIASQNLREQTRRHFFQECGVGLGKIALASLMTSNGLSHAGPRALPDSNPLQPREPHFTPRVRSIIFLFMAGAPSQLDLFDYKPKLAELAGKPIPPSVIGDQRYAFIRSDAGILGPQYKFGRHGQSGAEVSAALPHLAKVVDDIAIIKSMHTDQFNHAPAQIFMNSGSPLPGRPSMGSWVTYGLGSEADDLPAFVVLSSGGGTSGGAANWSNGFLPGVHAGVPFRSSGDPILFASNPPGIDRKMQRESIDLVRELNQQSYDRVLDPEIATRINAYETAFKMQSRAPELMDFSTESTSMLEAYGVEEGESSFATNCLLARRLVERGVRFINVYHRGWDHHSDVKGGLEQQCRATDQASAALITDLKQRGLLDETLVIWGGEFGRTPMVESSAAINRSRGRDHHPQAFTMWLAGGGVKAGMTMGSTDELGFHVTEDPVHVHDLQATILHLLGIDHQRLTFVYQGRSFRLTDVHGKIVKKILT, encoded by the coding sequence ATGAATATCGCTAGCCAAAACTTGCGAGAGCAAACGCGGCGGCACTTCTTTCAGGAGTGCGGTGTTGGGCTAGGCAAAATTGCGCTGGCTTCGTTGATGACCAGTAACGGCCTTTCCCATGCGGGCCCGAGGGCTCTGCCAGACTCGAATCCGCTGCAACCACGCGAGCCGCATTTCACGCCGCGGGTGCGGTCGATCATCTTTCTATTCATGGCTGGTGCGCCAAGTCAGTTAGATCTCTTCGATTACAAGCCAAAGCTGGCCGAGTTGGCGGGCAAGCCGATTCCCCCGAGTGTGATTGGCGATCAGCGTTACGCCTTCATCCGATCTGATGCAGGGATTCTTGGTCCTCAATATAAGTTCGGTCGGCATGGCCAAAGCGGCGCCGAGGTGTCCGCCGCTTTGCCCCACCTTGCCAAAGTGGTGGATGACATTGCAATCATCAAGTCGATGCACACGGATCAATTCAATCATGCACCAGCGCAAATCTTTATGAACTCGGGAAGTCCGTTGCCTGGTCGGCCCAGCATGGGTTCCTGGGTCACCTATGGTCTGGGTTCAGAAGCTGATGATCTGCCGGCTTTCGTCGTACTTTCCTCTGGGGGAGGCACCAGCGGTGGGGCGGCAAATTGGTCGAACGGTTTTTTGCCAGGGGTCCATGCAGGTGTGCCGTTTCGATCCTCTGGCGATCCGATCCTCTTCGCTTCCAACCCTCCAGGAATCGACCGCAAGATGCAGCGAGAGTCGATTGATTTAGTGCGCGAGCTGAATCAGCAGAGTTATGATCGAGTGCTTGATCCGGAGATTGCCACGCGCATCAACGCCTATGAAACAGCATTCAAAATGCAGTCTCGGGCTCCCGAATTGATGGACTTTAGCACGGAGTCGACCTCCATGTTAGAAGCCTACGGGGTTGAGGAGGGAGAATCTTCATTCGCCACAAACTGCCTCTTGGCCAGAAGGCTCGTTGAGCGGGGGGTGCGATTTATCAACGTCTATCACCGTGGCTGGGATCATCATTCCGATGTCAAAGGAGGCTTGGAGCAGCAATGCCGTGCTACCGACCAAGCCTCAGCCGCCCTGATCACCGATCTCAAGCAGCGCGGCCTACTCGATGAAACGCTGGTCATTTGGGGAGGAGAATTTGGCCGAACCCCGATGGTGGAATCAAGCGCAGCCATCAATCGCTCACGCGGCCGCGACCATCACCCTCAAGCGTTTACGATGTGGCTTGCCGGGGGAGGAGTCAAAGCTGGCATGACGATGGGTAGCACCGACGAGCTTGGCTTCCATGTCACCGAAGACCCAGTCCATGTGCACGACTTGCAAGCGACGATTCTGCACCTATTAGGAATTGACCACCAACGGCTTACGTTCGTCTACCAGGGTCGCTCGTTCCGTCTCACGGATGTTCACGGCAAGATTGTGAAAAAGATACTCACTTAA